The Thioclava sp. GXIMD2076 region ACCGATGGGCGCGGCTTTCATCAGGACCGCCACCAGACGGAAGATCACCAGCGAGAGTTTCTCGCAGAATTTCACGACGGGCTGGGCGGGTTCACCGACCATGATGCAGGCGACGCCGAAGAGGATCGCAACCAGCAGGACCTGCAGGATGTTGCCATCGACAAAGGCCGAGACCAGCGTGGTCGGGATGATACCCATGAGGAAGCCCTGAAGCGAGGTCTCATGCGCTTTTTCCGCGTAGCTCGATACTTTCGAGGCATCAAGCGAGGCGGGGTCGATATTCATGCCAGAGCCCGGATGGACAACATTGGCCACGACCATTCCGACGATCAGGGCGAGCGTCGAGAAGAACAGGAAGTAGCCGAAGGCCTTGGCCGCAACCGAGCCCACATGTTTGAGCGAGCCCATGCCCGCAAGACCCGTCACGATGGTCAGGAAGATGACCGGAGCGATGATCATCTTCACCAATTTGATGAAGGCATCGCCCAGCGGTTTCATCGCTTCACCGATGCTGGGGTAGAAATGGCCAAGTGCCGCGCCAAGGATGATGGCAACGAGAACCTGGAAATATAGGTGACGATAGAACGGGATATGCCGATGGGCGGCCGTGCCGCCGGTCTCGAACTGCATCTGCTCCTCCACATGCTTTGAGATCTGCGGATGAGCATAGTTAGATCGAAATTGAAGTCCCGATTTCGCTGAAAATTCGCTAACTGTCTATATTTCCGTCATATTTGTAAAAGTCTCGGGGAAAATATGTTTCGCTTTCCACACAGGTTGATTTACGATAATGCGGAAAGTGAAACAGCTTGAACCCAAGCCCCTCCGGATCAGACTCGTCCCATGACCCAGACCGCTTCCCGTCCCAAATCCTCGCGTCGCGCGTTGCTGGCGGCCCTGGCGGTGGTGCTCGGGCTCGTGCTGGTCTATCTGGTCTGCGATTACGAACTGTCGAGGCGGCTGAGGGCGGATGCGCAGGTTGATGCCCATATGCGCGTTCTGGCGATCGCCTCGGAGCTGGCGCGCCAGCAATCGGTGGGGGCGGTGCTGGCAAGCGATCCCGAGATCATCACCACGCAGGAGAGGGCCGATGCGGGCGACTGGCAGGCCCTGTCGCAGCGGCTCGAGGCGCTGAATGCCGATATCAGGGCCTCCGTTCTCTATGTGACCGATGCCAAGGGCCGCGCGATTGCTGCCTCGAACTGGCGCGAGGAGGAATCCTTCGTGGGCACGTCCTACGGGTATCGCAGCTATATCCGCGAGGCGCTGGAGACCGGAGAGGGGCGTGAATATGCGCTGGGGTCGGTCTCGCACCAGCCGGGGCTCTATCTGTCGCGGCGCATCGACGGGCCGGAAGGGCCGCTGGGGGTGGTGGTGGTCAAACTGACCTTCGAGACGCTCGAGACGGGCTGGCGCAGTAGCGAGAATGCCGCATGGGTCAGCAACCGTCAGGGGATCGTGACGGTCACCTCCGATCCCGCGTTGCGCTTCCAGCCCTCGCCCGAGCCGCAGCCGGTGACGGTCTCCGAGCCGGTGCCGGGCTCGGACTGGGTGCTCTGGCTGCATCTGCCGATCTGGCCCGTTCGCAGTGTGGCGGCGGCGGTCACCGGCGCTGCGGCACTGGGGATGGTCACGCTCTGGCTGGCATGGCGCTCGCTCCGGCGCCGTCAGGTCGAGGCCGCGCTCTATCGCGACCGGCTCGAGCGTGATGTCGAGGCGCGGACACTGGCGCTGACCCGCCAGATCAGGGAGCGCGAGGAAGCCGAGGCGCAGCTGGCGGGCATGCAATCGGCGCTGGTGCAGGCCAATAAGCTGGCCTCGCTGGGGCAGATCTCGGCAGGCGTGGCCCACGAGATCAATCAGCCGCTCTCGACGATCCGCCTTCTCGCCGAATACGGGCAGGACGCGGTCCCCGAAGGCGCGGACCATGATCTTTTGCGCAGCAATCTGGGCCAGATCGTGGAGATGTCGCAGCGGATCGGCACGATCACCTCGGATCTGCGGGGCTTTGCGCGCAAGGCGCGCGGAAACCGCGAACCGGTCTCGCTGGCGCAGGCGTGGCAGGCCTCGCTGCGCCTCGCGGCCAGCCGTCGCGCCTCCGAGGCGGCCGAAATCCATGCGCCGCCGATCCCCGAAACACTGATGATCGACGCCGAGGCGGTGCGGCTCGAGCAGGTTTTGGTGAACCTGTTGCAGAACGCGCAGGAGGCACTTTCGGGCCAGTCCGATGGACGGATCTGGCTCGAGCTTGTGCCACATGGCCGATCGATCTCGCTCTATATCGCCGATAACGGACCGGGGCTGGACCCTGATGTGGCCCGTGCGCCCTTCACGCCATTCCAGACCACCAAACCCAAAGGGTTGGGGCTGGGACTGGTGATCTGCCAGTCCATCCTGCGCGATTTTGGGGGCGAGTTGACCTATGATCCGCGCGCGGGCCAGACAGGCGCGCGCTGGCGGATCGATCTCAATCTATGGGAGGCCCTATGAGCCACGGTTCCATCCGCTTGATCGAGGATGATACAGCCCTTCTGGCGGCACAGGCACAAGGTCTGCGCATGGCGGGCTTCGATGTGGAGGCCTTCGATGACCCTCTTGCGGGCATCGAGGGAATCACGGCCGACTGGCCTGGTGTGATCCTGTCGGATGTACGCATGCCCAACATGGACGGGATCACGCTGGCGCGCCGGATGCGCGGGATCGACCCCGAGCTGCCGGTGATCCTGATCACCGGCCATGGCGATGTGGAGATGGCCGTGGGGGCGCTGCGCGACGGGGTCTATGATTTCCTGACCAAACCGGTGAGCCGCGCGACACTCGAGGCGACATTGCACCGTGCGCTGGCGGCGCGCCGACTGGTGCTGGAGAACCGCGAGCTGCGGGCGGCGCGCGATGAAAGTGGTCTTGCCCCCGGTCTGATCGGCGACAGTCCCGCGATGCGCCATCTGCGCGAGACTGCCCAGCATATCGCGGCATCGGGGATGAACGCGCTGTTTCTGGGGGAGGCGGGTGTCGGCAAGGAACGGCTGGCGCGCCATATCCATGCCGCCAGCGCGCGCCGCACGCGGCCCTTTGTGGCGGTGAATTGTGCGGCCCTCTCGCCCGAGCGGTTCGATGCCGAATTCTTTGGCTCTGTCGGCGGATCGGGATCGCATATCCGTGCCACGGGCCGCATCGAGAGCGCCTCGCGCGGGCTTCTCTATCTGGGCGGGATCGAGGCGCTGAGCCCCGAGATGCAGGCGCGGGTGCTGGAGGTCATCGAGACGGGGCAGCTCTGGCCGGTGGGGGCGACCTCGCCGCGTCCCGTCGATCTCTGGGTGATCGCGGGCACCCGCATCGATCTGGGAGCCGAGGTGGCGGCGGGGCGGTTCCGCGACGATCTCTATTACCGCTTGGGTGGCCTGAGCTTAACCCTGCCGCCTTTGCGCGCGCGGCGCGAGGATATCGGCCCGCTCTTCAGGCATTTCGTGGCGCGGGCAGCCGCGCGGCGGGGCGGGGTGGTGCCGCCCCTGACCGAGGTCGATCAGGCCCATCTCGATGCCCATGACTGGCCCGGAAACCTGCGCGAGCTGGAACAATTCGCCGAAACCTTCAGTCTGGGGCTCGATGGTCGTCCCGATGCCCGGACCGCGCCACAGGCCTCGCTTTCGGATATGGTGACGCGCTACGAGGCGGCGTTGCTACGCAATGCCTTGCGCGCGGAAAGTGGCAATGCCACCGCCGCCATGGCGCGTTTGCAACTTCCCCGTAAGACATTTTACGATAAACTGGCAAAACATGGCATCCGCAGCAGTGATTTCCGCTGAGCGGCGCTGTGACGGAATGTCGCAATTTCTGACCGGAATCTCTTGCGATTTCGTGGTGATGGTCTAAGACGAGACAGAGCTAATCGGAGGACGTTCATGCGCGCACGTATCTACCAACCCGCTAAGACGGCGATGCAATCGGGTGTGGCCAAAACCAAGCAGTGGTATCTGGATTTCACCCATGAGGGCGCGCGCGATATCGATCCGCTGATGGGCTGGACGAGCTCTTCGGACACGCAATCGCAGGTCCGCCTCCGCTTTGACACCCGCGAGGAAGCCGAGGCTTATGCCAAGGAGAAGGGGCTGGATTACACCGTGACCGAGCCCCACAAACGCGCCGCCAACGTCCGCGCCCGTGGCTATGGCGACAATTTCTCCTCGGATCGCCGCGGGAACTGGACGCATTGAGGGTGTAAAACTAACCTGAGTTTTTCCCGAAGCAGGCTAAGTTTTCCCGAGATCTATATATAGGGCGCCCAATGGGCGCCTTTTCTATATGTTGATTTCCCTTCGCTGTCGGCTAGGCTAAGCCGATCTCTTAGACCCAAGGGCGTATTTCATGGCCAGCAAGCCCCTCAATAAAGCCAATCTGACCGCGCTCGGGGCCGAGGTGCTGGCCGATCTACTCCTTGAGGCGGTGAAGGGGGATGCCGCGCGGCAGCGCAGGGTGCGGATGGCCTTAGCGGCCGATGAGGGGCCCGAGACGGTTTCCGCCGATATCCGCAAGCGCTTTGCCGCGATCCGGCGGGCGAAAGGCTTCCTGAACCGCCCCTCGCAGAAAAAGCTGGCGCAGGAGTTGACCGAGGCCATTCAGCTGATCGAGACCCGCATCGCGCCCACAGCGCCTGGCTTGGCTTTTGACCTGCTCTGGACGCAACTTCATCTGGCCGAAGGCATCCATGAGCGCACCG contains the following coding sequences:
- a CDS encoding sigma-54 dependent transcriptional regulator — protein: MSHGSIRLIEDDTALLAAQAQGLRMAGFDVEAFDDPLAGIEGITADWPGVILSDVRMPNMDGITLARRMRGIDPELPVILITGHGDVEMAVGALRDGVYDFLTKPVSRATLEATLHRALAARRLVLENRELRAARDESGLAPGLIGDSPAMRHLRETAQHIAASGMNALFLGEAGVGKERLARHIHAASARRTRPFVAVNCAALSPERFDAEFFGSVGGSGSHIRATGRIESASRGLLYLGGIEALSPEMQARVLEVIETGQLWPVGATSPRPVDLWVIAGTRIDLGAEVAAGRFRDDLYYRLGGLSLTLPPLRARREDIGPLFRHFVARAAARRGGVVPPLTEVDQAHLDAHDWPGNLRELEQFAETFSLGLDGRPDARTAPQASLSDMVTRYEAALLRNALRAESGNATAAMARLQLPRKTFYDKLAKHGIRSSDFR
- a CDS encoding ETC complex I subunit, which encodes MRARIYQPAKTAMQSGVAKTKQWYLDFTHEGARDIDPLMGWTSSSDTQSQVRLRFDTREEAEAYAKEKGLDYTVTEPHKRAANVRARGYGDNFSSDRRGNWTH
- a CDS encoding ATP-binding protein, with protein sequence MTQTASRPKSSRRALLAALAVVLGLVLVYLVCDYELSRRLRADAQVDAHMRVLAIASELARQQSVGAVLASDPEIITTQERADAGDWQALSQRLEALNADIRASVLYVTDAKGRAIAASNWREEESFVGTSYGYRSYIREALETGEGREYALGSVSHQPGLYLSRRIDGPEGPLGVVVVKLTFETLETGWRSSENAAWVSNRQGIVTVTSDPALRFQPSPEPQPVTVSEPVPGSDWVLWLHLPIWPVRSVAAAVTGAAALGMVTLWLAWRSLRRRQVEAALYRDRLERDVEARTLALTRQIREREEAEAQLAGMQSALVQANKLASLGQISAGVAHEINQPLSTIRLLAEYGQDAVPEGADHDLLRSNLGQIVEMSQRIGTITSDLRGFARKARGNREPVSLAQAWQASLRLAASRRASEAAEIHAPPIPETLMIDAEAVRLEQVLVNLLQNAQEALSGQSDGRIWLELVPHGRSISLYIADNGPGLDPDVARAPFTPFQTTKPKGLGLGLVICQSILRDFGGELTYDPRAGQTGARWRIDLNLWEAL